The Sorangiineae bacterium MSr11954 DNA segment GCCGATGATTTCATTCGCTATTGGGCTGCGGTGGAGGGCGGCGCATTCGCGCTCCGCGCCCTCGCGCTCGTGTCGGCCACCGGCGTCGAAATCGACAGCGAGCACCTCGCCCTCACCCCGGACGAAGCCGAAAAGGTCCCGTGGTTTCGCGATCCCAGCGACGGCTGGCGCGCGTTGCGTGCGGTCGCGGTCCGCGCGGGCGAGGCGGAGCATGCGGAGCTTCGAAACGAGGCGGAGGCGCTCGCCCGCGGTTCGGCTCCCGGGCTGCGCGCCCTGCTCGCGGCCGCGTTCGAGCGCCCCGAGTGGTCCGCCGGCGATCTCGCCATCCCATCGCCCCAAAACCACCGCTCGCCGCCGTGGCTTTGGCCCCTGCTCGTCTCCGCGCCCTCGATGGACGCAGCGCGCGCCCTGCTCGCGCGAGCCGGCCAACCCGGCGCCTGGGAAGTGGCCAATGCCATCCGCGCGATTCGTTACGATCTCGTGGCCCGCTATGGCGCGTCGGCGACGGCCTTCCTCGTCGAGTCGATCTCCGCGCAAGTCGGTAAAAGCGTCGCGGAGGTGGTGCGCGATCTCGCGGAGGCGCTCGCGGTTTTGGTGACCGACGACGTCGCCGCGTTCTTCATCCAGCAGCTCGCCGTTCGGGAGCTCCGCCCGGTGGCCGCTTCGTACCTCACGGCCCACCCGGCCGTATCGGTGGTGCCGCTCGCGCAGGCGGCCACCGGGAAGGGCGCGGCCGCCGAGGCTGCAAAGACGCTCCTCAAGATCGTCGTCTCCTCGGCCAAGAGCGAGGAGCTTTTGGCGGCGAAGGCGGCGCTCTCCCCGGCCGCGCGGGAGATCTTCGTACAGTTGGAAGCGCAGAATCGCGTCGCCGAAGAGGCCTCGGAGGACGAGGTTCCGCGGGTGCTGCGGCCGTCGCCTCCGGTCGCCAGGCCGGCGAAGGCTGCCAAGACCGCCCATGTGCTGGAGCTCACCCCGTTGCCCTTCGACGAGCCGCTGGAGTGGGCCCCCGGCATCGCGCTGCTCGACTTCGCGATCCGCTCGGCCGAGGGCGATCCCGCCGCCGCGGCCCGCGCCCTCGTTCGGGCTCGCTCGGCGCGCGTCGCGCCCCTGATGGCGCACGCCTTCATGAACCTCAAAAGGGCGCGGCCGGACGCCGTCGCTTGGCTCCTCGCGTTCCCCGAGGCAGCCGCCGTGGGCTTGATCCCGCCTGCGCTCGGGCCCTCGGGCGCGCCGCGCGAGGCCGCGGGGCGGGCGCTTCGCTTCCTCGCGGCGCGCGGTCATGGCGCGATCTTGGAAGCGGTGGCGAAGAGATATGGAGCGGGCGCCGAGCAGGGGCTCCGCGCGGTGCTCGACGTCGACCCATTCCTCGTGTTCCTCGCGAAGGCGCCGAAGATGCCGGCGTTCTGGGAGCCCAGGGCCTTTGCGCGCCCTCTGCTCGCGGGGCGAACGAAGGCGCTCCCGCTCGCGGCCGTCGAGAAGCTGGGCGCCATGCTCGCGTTCACCGCGCAAGGCGATCCGTACCCCGGCCTCCTCGAGGTCGCGGAGGCCTGCGACGCCAAATCCCTGGCCGCCTTTGCGTGGGATCTCTTTCACGCGTGGCTCCTCGGCGGCGCGCCCTCCAAAGAGCAGTGGGCCTTTCACGCGCTCGGCCTGCTCGGCGACGACGAGAGCGCGCGCAAGCTCACCCCGCTCATCCGCGCATGGCCCGGCGAGGCCGCGCACGCCCGCGCCGTGGTGGGGCTCGACGTGCTGGCCCGCATTGGGACCGACGTGGCGCTCATGCATTTGCATGGCATCGCGCAAAAGTTGAAGTTCAAAGGGCTGCAGGAGAAGGCGCGCGAAAAGATCCAGCAGGTCGCGGGCGATCGCGGCCTCACGGGGGACGAGCTCGCCGATCGCTTGGTCCCCGATCTCGGCCTGGACGAGCGCGGCTCCTTGCGCCTCGATTTCGGCCCGCGCGGGTTCCGCGTGCGCTTCGACGAGATGCTCAAGCCGCACGTGGTGGACGACGGCGGCAACCGTCTGCCCGATCTGCCGAAGCCAAAGCAATCCGACGATATGGAGAAGGCGAAGGCCGCCGTCGAGACGTGGAAGGCCCTCAAAAAAGACGCAAAGACGATCGCCAGCGGCCAGATCGTGCGCCTCGAGCTCTCCATGTGCGCCGAGCGGCGCTGGTCCGCCGAGGTGTTTCGCGCCTTCTTCGTGGAGCACCCGCTGCTCATCCACGTGGTGCGCCGCTTGGTTTGGGGCCTTTACGATGCGGATGGCGCGCTCCGGCAGGCGTTTCGGGTGGCGGAGGACAATACGTTTACGGACGTGAACGAGCGCGAGTTCGCGCTGGCCGGCGACGCACAGGTGGGGATCGTGCACCGGCTGGAGCTCGACACGGGCCTGGCCACGTCGTGGGGCCAAATCTTTGCCGACTACGAGATCCTGCAGCCCTTCGCGCAGCTCTCGCGCGAGACGGCGGCGCCCACCGAGGCGGAGAAGAGCTCCACGAAACTGGAGCGGGTCGCGGGGATCACGGTGCCCACGGGGCGCGTGCTCGGCCTCGACGCGCGCGGATGGAGGCGCGGGCCGCCGCAGGACGCGGGCGTGGTCTGCTGGTACGAGAAGCCGCTCGGCGGTGGGCTGATCGCGTGCCTCGATCTGGAGCCCGGGATCTACACGGGGATGATAAGCGAGTCGCCGGAGCAAAAGCTCGGCGTGGTCACCCTCGCCCGAGGTGAGCCCTCTTGGAGCAACGACGACACGGCGCCGCTCGCCGAGCTGTCACCCATCGGCTTCAGCGAGCTTTTGCGCGACCTCGAGTCGCTCCTGGGCTAAAACGATGGTCCGTGACGACGCCCAAGAAGAAACCCGTTTCATCGGCCGGCGAGGCGGAGAAGAGCCATGCCCAGCGACCGCCGGCGGAGGTGGTGTACGCCGAGGAGCTCGACGGTTTGCGCGAGGCGGACAGCGCCCCGAGGCCACCTGGTTGGAGGCTCTCGCCCATGGCCGTGCGCACCTTCATCCTGGGCGATCCGGCGCGCGGCATCCGCCGTAAGTTCGTCGGCAATCCTTCGCTGGTCGATCGGGCGATGGTGGCGCTCGCGACCAACCGCGGCCTCATGTTCGTGGGCGAGCCGGGGACGGCCAAATCGCTGCTCAGCGAGCTCTTGGCCGCCGCCATTTGCGGGCGCTCGACCTTGACCATCCAGGGCGGCGCCGGAACGACCGACGATCAAATCAAATATTCGTGGAACTATGCGCTCCTGCTCGCGGAGGGGCCCACCCCGCGCGCGCTGGTCCCGGCGCCGCTCCATACGGCCATGAAGGAGGGGGCCATCGTGCGCTTCGAGGAGATCACGCGCTGCCCGCTCGAAATTCAAGACTCGCTCCTCGCGTCGCTCTCGGACCGCGTGCTGGCCATTCCCGAAATGGAAGGGGCGAACGGGATGCTCTTCGCCGAGGAGGGCTTCAACGTGATCGCGACCGCCAATACGCGCGATCTGGGCGTCAATGAAATGAGCGCCGCGCTCAAGCGGCGATTCAACTTCGAGACGGTATTTCCTATTTCGGATTTCAACGTCGAAATGGAGCTGGTGCGCGAGGAGTCGAAGCGGCTGCTGGCGCGATCCGGGGTGCCGCACGTGCCGGGGCCCGATGTCCTCGAGCTCTTGGTGACCACCTTTCGCGAGCTGCGCGCCGGGCAGACGGTAGACGGCAAGGCCAT contains these protein-coding regions:
- a CDS encoding AAA family ATPase, whose translation is MTTPKKKPVSSAGEAEKSHAQRPPAEVVYAEELDGLREADSAPRPPGWRLSPMAVRTFILGDPARGIRRKFVGNPSLVDRAMVALATNRGLMFVGEPGTAKSLLSELLAAAICGRSTLTIQGGAGTTDDQIKYSWNYALLLAEGPTPRALVPAPLHTAMKEGAIVRFEEITRCPLEIQDSLLASLSDRVLAIPEMEGANGMLFAEEGFNVIATANTRDLGVNEMSAALKRRFNFETVFPISDFNVEMELVREESKRLLARSGVPHVPGPDVLELLVTTFRELRAGQTVDGKAMDRLSVPMSTAEAVSVAHAVGVRSHFLGQREASPADLVECLIGAAIKTDSEDLARLRRYFEQRVSKGSGPHWRAYYEARHLLP
- a CDS encoding DUF4132 domain-containing protein, which translates into the protein MRKVAREKVKTGYAEVGDANGATAPAASEPAPAAPEAPSSSGIFAWTDTALREVAPIRGSNVVTPREPDSKTAYTKIAKAMTALGALLDRGQERPGAHEARMIRARAAFADGKVPGALDLETQADAYALIGGKVTWGDTSRADDFIRYWAAVEGGAFALRALALVSATGVEIDSEHLALTPDEAEKVPWFRDPSDGWRALRAVAVRAGEAEHAELRNEAEALARGSAPGLRALLAAAFERPEWSAGDLAIPSPQNHRSPPWLWPLLVSAPSMDAARALLARAGQPGAWEVANAIRAIRYDLVARYGASATAFLVESISAQVGKSVAEVVRDLAEALAVLVTDDVAAFFIQQLAVRELRPVAASYLTAHPAVSVVPLAQAATGKGAAAEAAKTLLKIVVSSAKSEELLAAKAALSPAAREIFVQLEAQNRVAEEASEDEVPRVLRPSPPVARPAKAAKTAHVLELTPLPFDEPLEWAPGIALLDFAIRSAEGDPAAAARALVRARSARVAPLMAHAFMNLKRARPDAVAWLLAFPEAAAVGLIPPALGPSGAPREAAGRALRFLAARGHGAILEAVAKRYGAGAEQGLRAVLDVDPFLVFLAKAPKMPAFWEPRAFARPLLAGRTKALPLAAVEKLGAMLAFTAQGDPYPGLLEVAEACDAKSLAAFAWDLFHAWLLGGAPSKEQWAFHALGLLGDDESARKLTPLIRAWPGEAAHARAVVGLDVLARIGTDVALMHLHGIAQKLKFKGLQEKAREKIQQVAGDRGLTGDELADRLVPDLGLDERGSLRLDFGPRGFRVRFDEMLKPHVVDDGGNRLPDLPKPKQSDDMEKAKAAVETWKALKKDAKTIASGQIVRLELSMCAERRWSAEVFRAFFVEHPLLIHVVRRLVWGLYDADGALRQAFRVAEDNTFTDVNEREFALAGDAQVGIVHRLELDTGLATSWGQIFADYEILQPFAQLSRETAAPTEAEKSSTKLERVAGITVPTGRVLGLDARGWRRGPPQDAGVVCWYEKPLGGGLIACLDLEPGIYTGMISESPEQKLGVVTLARGEPSWSNDDTAPLAELSPIGFSELLRDLESLLG